The Mycolicibacterium insubricum DNA segment TCGACGTCGATGTTGTCGGCCATCGCGGGTTTCCTTTCGGCATGTCCGACCCTAGGTGGCCGGGCGGGTGGGTGCAGGGGTTTGTCCGGGTTGGGCTGCGGCGGGCGCTCTCTCAGCGTCCTCGGCCATCAGCGGTTGCCAACCCAGGAAGTTCGGGCCGCCGACGTTGGCGATCGGCTGCAACTGGCCGTCGAACCAGGCGCGGTTCCCGTCGAGGGCGACCGCGAGCCGGTCGGTGAACATCGCGATGTCCCCGGACTGCAGCTTCGCCGGGTCCAGCGGGTGCTCGATCGGGGTGTCCGGCGCCGGCACCACGATGCCCTGCTGGCGGAACGCGTCGGTGATCGGGGTGCCGGCCAGCGTCGCGGTGAGCGCGGCCGCTATCCGACCGTCGGCGACGGTGACGACGTCGCCGTCGGGCAGGGTGACCCCGGCGGGTTCGGCCTGCGCCCCGTCGCCGGCGCTCGGTCCGGTCTCAGGGTTCGCGTCCTCGGCCCCACCGGGGTCCGGGTCGGTATCCGGGTCGGCGGTCCTCGGGTCGTTGGGATCTGCGAACAGATCCTGCAGTCTCTCCGATGACGCCAGCGGATACCTGTCCGCGGTCGGGGAGGTCCCGAGTCCGCTCTCCCCGCTGCCGACCGCCGGCATCGACAGCGTCGGCAGGCTCGGCAGGGTGACCGGTGTGCCGCCGCTCTGCCCGACGGGCGTGGTCCCGACGGGGGTGCCTGCGGCCGGGGCGCTCTGGGCGGGCTCGGCGCTCGCCGGTGCAGTCGTCGCCGGGGATTCGAGGTAGGGGTCCAGATACGGGTCCGCCGGGTCGCCGACGCCGTAGGCCTCCGCGGGCGGCGGGGCGGCGGGGTTGGTCGCCCCGCCGGACGTTGGCACGGCCGCACCGGGACTCGTCGCGCCCGGGGTTGCCGTACCGGGAGTCGTCGCGCCTGCTGCGGACGGGTCCGACGGCGGGGTCGCCGAGGCGCGGTACAGGGCCGACCAGGCGCTGGCCAGCCCTGCGCGGGATACCGCGTCCAGGCTCGCATTTTCGATCACCGCGCCGATCTCGCGTAGCTTGCCGATCAGGTACCGCTGGAAGTCCCGGGCGCCGGCCGGGGTGTCCAGGTCGGTGCGGGTTCGGACCGCGTTCTCGACGTCGGCCTGCAGTCTGTCCAGCGCGGCGGTGCCGTCTGCGGTGACGGCGTGCGCGCTGAGGATGGCGGTGACGACGTGCAGGTCCAGCAGGGCGACCGCCGAGTTCTGGTTCGCCAGTGCGGTCTCGGCCAGGTTTATCGCCGACGCCCCCGCGCCGTCGCCCGGTCCGATCGGTGCGTGGCTGTCCGGGTCGAACAGCGTGGGGTGGTTGCGCCGGATCGCCTCGACGACGCCCTCCCAGGCCTCCGGTCGTTGGCCGAGCGCCGTCAGGTCGGTCTGCGCCGGATCCAGTCCCGATCGCCACGCCTCGGGGTCTCCGGTACACCGCGCGACGTGTCCGATGACGCTGAGCACATCGGCGAAAGTGGTCACGCCGCGGACGCTACCGCCGCTGCCTCAAGGTGCCAATTCAACCCGGGGTCAGTCTGTGGATAACCCGGCGCTCTGCCGATAGATCTCGGAAAGTTCCTTCAGCACAGCAGCTTTAGCCTCGCCGGCGGACTGCGCGTCGGTGACGACCGCACTGATATCGCGCAGCTTTCCGATCAGCAGCCGACGGGTGGCCGCGGCCTGCTCGGGCGCATCGGCGCCCACCCGGTCACCGGCGGCCACCAGTGCGTCGAGTTCCTCATCGATGCCGTCGAGTCGGCGCAGTGCGGCGTCGACGGCGGCGTGCGCATCGCGCAGGGTCGCGCGCAGCCGTGCGTCGGCGGCGGCGAGTTCGGCGTCCCGGCGCGCCAACACGGACTGCGCGTCGCTCAGTACCCCGGCGGCCCGGCCCCGCTGGTCCGACATGGCCTCACCGTACTCCCGGTCGCCCCCGAGCACACTTCACTCCCGCACCCTCGGGCCGCACTCCCGCTCCCGGCCATTGACCCAGACCTCACGCCGACGACACGCGCGTTTCGACCGACGTGGATTCTGAACCGATGCCAAAGGGGCGCTCAGCCGGGGCGCCGGATGGCGATCGCCGATCCCAGCCTGCTGATCTGCACGTTGCGACCGGGCTCGGGCGCCTCGACCACCATGCCGTTGCCGATCGCCATCTGGACGTGCCCGGTGCTGGGGAACACCAGGTCGCCGGGCTGGACGTCGGAGCGAGCAACCGGGATCCCGATGTTGATCTGCTCGTAGGTGGTGCGCGGCAGGCTGATCCCGGCCTGCCGGTAGGACCATTGGGTGAGGCCCGAGCAGTCGAAGGTGTCCGGACCGGTGGCGCCCCACACGTAGGGCCGGCCCAGCCTGGACAGCGCCGAGCGCACCGCCGCCGCGCGGGCCCCCTGCGGAAGCGTGAGCTTGAGCCCGGTGCGCCCGCGGCGCTGCGCCAGGTAGCGCAGGGCCCGCAGTGCCGCGGCCCGACGCCGGGCGTTGTTGCGGGCGGCGAGCACATGCCGGTGCTGCGCGCGCAGGCGCCGGATCCGTCGTCGCAGCGCCTCTCGTTGCGCGACTGGCGAATTCGACGTCGGCACCTGGTCCGCTCTGGCCTCGGCGAGGATCCGACCGGTTGCGGTGCGCGCCTCGGCGTGCTCGGCGTGAGCGTCGGCCAGGCGGGTGTGGGCCGTGCCGTCGGTCACCCCGGCCCGCCAGAAGTCGGTGCGGGCGTCGGTGATCGTGCGCCGGTAACCGGCGGTGACGGCTACCCGATCGGCGCCGGCGCCCAGCGCCGCGACGGCCTTCTCGGCATCGGGCGCGCCGACGGCCATCGGGGCGGACTCACCGAGGAACAGCGCGTGCGCCCGGGTCAGCAGCTCCAGCTCCGACATCCTCGGCACCTCCCCGTCAGTTCGTCCCCGTCAGTTGGTTTCGCCCACGCTCCGGTCGCCGGCGTGGGCTGCGACGAAGGCCCGGACCCGGGCCAGCGCCCCCGCCGGCACCGCGCCCCGGATGCGGATGTCCCACAGTTCGTCGGCGTCGATGCCCAGCAGGGCGGCGATCACGGTTTCCGGCAGCCCGGACTCGGTACAGGCGCGGTCGAACTGGGCGGCAAGGGCACCGGGCAGCCGGGCGAGCAATTCGGCGCGGGTGTGTTCGAGTTCGCGCAGCGAGTCCAGCAGCGCACCGCCGGGCGCCGCGCCCGCGTTCACCGCGACCCGCCACGAATTGGCGGCCAGTAGCTCGGCCTTCACGCACTGGGTGATCACCGAATGAATATACGTCTCATATTCGTTTGATGTGCTCGCGGGCAGTCGGGCGATCACCGCGCGCAGCGTTTCCAGCTGGGCTTCGGCGAACCCTTCGAACACCGCCGTGTCGGCGTTGCGGTCCACCACAACGGGTCCGGGCCCGGGCGTTTTCGGCTTGGCCGGCACACCGGTCAGTTCGGCCAGTTCTCGTTGCGGATCGTCGGAGAGCAGTAGCCGACCGTAGCTGCCCGGCGGCAGGCCGAGGCCGTTCTCTACCTTCTGAACTGTGCTTTTATGCGGCTTACGGGCGCCGCGCTCCAGGAAGCTCAACCCCATCACGCTGACCCCGGTGGCTGCCGCCAGCTCGGCCAGCGACCATCCCCGCGCCTCCCGCAGGGACCGGATCGCGGCGCCGGCAGATTCCCGGCTCATCCGCGTACTCCGACCATGCCCGAATGGTACACAGCCGGTTCATCCGCCTGTGGATATCTGGTTTGATCGTCGTTTCTCTTGCCTTCGCGCCGTTTCCATGTATACGATATTGTCATCGTTTTGAATCGGAGGAGGGATCAGATCATGGAGCTTCCGCCCTGCACGACGGATCCGGACCTGTGGTTCGGCTACTGCGACGACGACAGCACCGACGGCACCTCCAAGGCCCGGGTGTACCAAGCCGCCGCGTTGACCGCCCGCACGCTGTGCCTGCGGCGCTGTCCGCTGGCGCAGCAGCGCCGGTGCGCGCGCTATGCGCTGGAGGGCGGGGAGGCCTTCGGAGTGTGGGCGGGGATCAAGCTGCCCGGCAACCAGTGGCGGCAGCGCCGCGAGCTGGACCGGGCCCGCGCACACCTGCGGCGCATTGCCGCCGGCGAGGTCACCCCGCGCGAGATCCCGGAGAACGACGCCCTGCTGCGCCGCGGCGGCGGCCCCGCACCCGCGCAGGCGATCGTGTTCCACCTGCCGGTGCGCCGCCCCGCCGCCTGACGCCCGCCACCGCCGGTTCCCCAGCCTCGCGCCGAGCCTGCGCGCCGCTCCGGGACCGCTACGTCGCCGTCATCTCGTCGATCAGCTCAAGGGTGCCGAGCTCGCGGATGGCGGCGCAGCCCCGAGACAGCATCGCCAGCATCATGTCGTCGCCGCGCTCGCTCGAGGCGGCGAAGGCCACCCCGAAGGTGGAGATGAGGGTAATCTGCGGCAGACCCAAACGGTAGTCGCGCCAACAGCTTTGCGCGTCGTACCCGGTCACGCCGTAGCCGATCAGCGCCCGGTGGTAGGCCTCGACCAGTTCGCGTTCGGCGCCGGAGCGCTGCTCCACCGGGAGTCCGGTACCCAGGAAGTAGGCGAGATCGCGGGCGGGGAGTCCGACCGACAGTGTCTGCCAGTCCACCACCGTCACCCGGGTTCGCTGGGGGTCATAGAGCAGATTGTCCAGCCGGTAGTCGCCGTGCAGCAGCGCGAAACGCTCGGGCTCGCACATCAGCCAGTCCCGGGTGTGCTCGGCGGTCGCCGTCAGCGTGTCGCGGTCGGCGGCCGTCATCCGGTCTCCGAGCACGCCGAGGGTGGTCTCGGCGGCCGCGACGGCGGCCATCTGCAGGCCCGCGGCGAAGTCGGCGTCCGGGCGCGGCATCGTCACCCCGGGGAAGGTCAGCCACTCGGGGTCGCCCCACCGGGGGCCGTGCAGTCCGGCAAGTGCGACGACGGCGAGCTCGGCCTCCCGGATGGAACACCCCCGGATCTGGTCACCCTGCACCGAGGGTGCCAGATCTCCGAGCAGCATGGCGAAATCCAGTCCGTCCCGGTCGATCTCGCAGAAATAGCACGGCGGCAGCGGCACCGCCAAGGTGGCGGCGGCATGCGTGTAGAACATGTACTCGGCCCGGTATCCCAGGGTCACCCGGGCCCGGACGTCCTGGTCCTGGGACACCAGTTTGGCCACCAGCGTGCTCGGCAGCTCGGCGGACGGATCGGCGTATTGCGGCCGGACCCGGTACGTGGCCCCGGTCTGTCCAGTGCCGACGGTTTCGACCGTCACCGCGGTGACCGGCGCGCCGAGCACCTCGGTCAACCAGGTCGCGGTGATGTCGTCGGGGCCCGCCGGAATCTCGACACTTGTCGCCATGGCCACCTCACTGTGATCGCTTCTGCGGATGCGACGCTTCACCGGCATCGCGTTACAGAGTCAAGCACGAACGTAAGGCTTTCGGGTCGATGCGCTGATATCCGCGGCGACCAGCGGGCCCGGGCCGAGACCGTCGCTGTCCGGCCGGGGACGGCTACGGGGTTCCGGCGGCGACGCGGTAGCAGTTGGTGCCGCCGATGCCGAACACCGTCACGCTCTCGCACCGCATGAAGCTGCCGTCGGGCTGATCCGACGGGTGGTCGCACCGGCCGCCTCCGTTGCCCAGCACCGTGATGTTCGTTCCCATGCACTCGGCCGAAGCGACCGGAGCCGAGATGACCCAGCCGGTCAGCGCCGCGCCGACGGCCATAACAGCGATTCCCAACTTTTTCATGATTTTCCCCCTTGGCTCGTGGCAACGGTGCGTTGCCGTGACCGCAACGTTGCCGAATCGTTGCCCGGAAAGCCATGGATTTAAACAGCTTGACTAACAAGTTCATCCGTTCGGACTACAAGAACCCGGCCCGAGCGCCTCCGGTCGTATGACACCAGCTCAGGCACCCGAGAGCGGCGCGGCTCCCGGCCCGGATCGGGCGTACCGTCGAGACTGCCTCACCGCGCTCTGCCGAAGGAGATCCGATGATCGAGTTGCTGTCCGATATGCCCGCCGGAGTCGCCGGGATCTCGGTGTCCGGAAAGCTCAGCCGCGACGACCTCGCGGTGGTGCCGACCCTGGAGGACGCCTTCAAGGGCGACGAGTTCCGGCTCGTCGAGGTGATCAACGACGACTACGCGGGCTTCGGCCACGGAGGTCTGGTGGAAGACATGCGCGTCGGGTTCGGCGCGCTGATCAAGCACCACGCCCAGTTCAAGCGAATCGCCATCGTGACGAACCTGAGCTGGGTCACCCACACCATCCACGCCCTCGCCTGGATGATCCCCGGCGAGATGAAGACCTTCACCCTCGACGAACTGGACCAGGCCAAGGAGTGGGCCGCGAGCTAGTCTGCCGCCCGCACCGGCGGATAGGTGATGTCCCAACCGTCGACGCGCGCGTTTTCGTCCAGTACCGCCCGCCGGGTCGAGGTGGGCGAAAGGATGTCGATCACCTCGACACCGGCGACGATCAGTGCGTCGGTGATCAACCGGCGATGGCAGCGCCACGGCACCGCCTCGCTGCACATGATCGCCGGGCGCTCACGGGCAGCCATCGCCAGCAGCTCGTCGAGACCCTCCCGGAACTGCGGGGTTGCCATGTAGTCGGCGTAGTCGCGAAACGCCTTGACCCGCCACGCGCCGTTGGGGCTCGCGACGCCCACCGGGGTGTGGCGTCGTCCACCCAGCTTGGGCAGCCAGCGATACTCGATGTCATCGGGCAGTTCGGCGATGATCGCGTCCCGGTTCCACTGCGGGAACTTCCGGGACGACGGGTAGGACCGCACGTCGGCGAGCAGCGTTATGTCGTTGGCGCGCAACATCGCCAGCACTTCCCCGAACTCGCGGGTCGAGTGCCCGATTGTCCACACCCGTTCTGCCATCACGTTTCACTGTAGTGACCCGCGGCGGTTGGGTGGAGGTGGTCAGCGGGTGGTGTAGCCGCCGTTGACGAACAGCGTCTGCCCGTTGACCCAGTGTCCCGGACCGGCGAGGAACACCACCAACGGCGCGATGTCCTCGATTCGGGTCAGCCGGTTGCCCATCGCCTGGGACTTGTGGAACTCCACCCGCTCCGGGGTCTCCTGCGGATAGAAGAACGGCGTGTCCATCGGTCCCGGGGCAACGTTGTTGACGTTGATGCCACGGTCGGCGAATTCCTTTGCGCCGGCGCGGGTGAAGTGCTCGACGGGACTCTTGGACCCAGCGTAGGACGAGTAGCCGTCGGTGAAGGCGGCCAGCAGCGACGTCACGATCGTGGTCACCGAACCGCCGTCGTTGAGCCGCCGGCCGGCCTCCTGCAGAAAGAAGAATGCGGCCTTGGCGTTGACGTCGAACATGGCGTCGTACTCGTCCTCGGCGATCTCCAGGATCGGCTTGCGCAGCACCTTGCCGACGGTGTTGACCGCGATGTCGACCGACCCGAACGCGCCGGCCGCGACATCGAAGAGTGCGGCGATGTTCTCCGGCCTGGTGAGATCGCCCCGTACCTTGATCGCCTCGGCGCCGGCGGCCCGCACCGCTTCGACGGTCCGGTCCGCATCGGGTTCGCTCGCCGCGCTGTTGTAGTGCACCGCGACGTTGACACCGGCACGGCCCAGTTCGGTGCTGATCAGACCGCCGAGATTCTTCGCGCCGGCGGCAACGACGGCAGACTTTCCTTTGAGTTCGCTCATGGCTCGGACGTTAATCCGTTCATCCACAAAACAGAAACAGTTGATTCACGTTTTCTCACAATTAGTATTTGTTGTCATGGTCGCCGATCTTCGCCGCCTCCGGCATTTCACCGCGGTTGCGGAGGCGGGCGGTTTCACCGCCGCTGCCACCACCGCGCACCTCAGTCAACAGGCGCTGAGCACCTCGGTGCGTCAGCTTGAGACGGAGTTGGGCGTCGACCTGTTCGTGCGCACCGGGCGCCGCGCGGTCCTCACCCCGGCCGGACGGGCACTGCTCGCCGAGGCGCGGCCACTGCTGACGGCCGCCCG contains these protein-coding regions:
- a CDS encoding DUF488 domain-containing protein; amino-acid sequence: MAERVWTIGHSTREFGEVLAMLRANDITLLADVRSYPSSRKFPQWNRDAIIAELPDDIEYRWLPKLGGRRHTPVGVASPNGAWRVKAFRDYADYMATPQFREGLDELLAMAARERPAIMCSEAVPWRCHRRLITDALIVAGVEVIDILSPTSTRRAVLDENARVDGWDITYPPVRAAD
- a CDS encoding WhiB family transcriptional regulator, which gives rise to MELPPCTTDPDLWFGYCDDDSTDGTSKARVYQAAALTARTLCLRRCPLAQQRRCARYALEGGEAFGVWAGIKLPGNQWRQRRELDRARAHLRRIAAGEVTPREIPENDALLRRGGGPAPAQAIVFHLPVRRPAA
- a CDS encoding DUF4226 domain-containing protein; translated protein: MTTFADVLSVIGHVARCTGDPEAWRSGLDPAQTDLTALGQRPEAWEGVVEAIRRNHPTLFDPDSHAPIGPGDGAGASAINLAETALANQNSAVALLDLHVVTAILSAHAVTADGTAALDRLQADVENAVRTRTDLDTPAGARDFQRYLIGKLREIGAVIENASLDAVSRAGLASAWSALYRASATPPSDPSAAGATTPGTATPGATSPGAAVPTSGGATNPAAPPPAEAYGVGDPADPYLDPYLESPATTAPASAEPAQSAPAAGTPVGTTPVGQSGGTPVTLPSLPTLSMPAVGSGESGLGTSPTADRYPLASSERLQDLFADPNDPRTADPDTDPDPGGAEDANPETGPSAGDGAQAEPAGVTLPDGDVVTVADGRIAAALTATLAGTPITDAFRQQGIVVPAPDTPIEHPLDPAKLQSGDIAMFTDRLAVALDGNRAWFDGQLQPIANVGGPNFLGWQPLMAEDAERAPAAAQPGQTPAPTRPAT
- a CDS encoding SDR family oxidoreductase, with amino-acid sequence MSELKGKSAVVAAGAKNLGGLISTELGRAGVNVAVHYNSAASEPDADRTVEAVRAAGAEAIKVRGDLTRPENIAALFDVAAGAFGSVDIAVNTVGKVLRKPILEIAEDEYDAMFDVNAKAAFFFLQEAGRRLNDGGSVTTIVTSLLAAFTDGYSSYAGSKSPVEHFTRAGAKEFADRGINVNNVAPGPMDTPFFYPQETPERVEFHKSQAMGNRLTRIEDIAPLVVFLAGPGHWVNGQTLFVNGGYTTR
- a CDS encoding phosphotransferase family protein, which gives rise to MATSVEIPAGPDDITATWLTEVLGAPVTAVTVETVGTGQTGATYRVRPQYADPSAELPSTLVAKLVSQDQDVRARVTLGYRAEYMFYTHAAATLAVPLPPCYFCEIDRDGLDFAMLLGDLAPSVQGDQIRGCSIREAELAVVALAGLHGPRWGDPEWLTFPGVTMPRPDADFAAGLQMAAVAAAETTLGVLGDRMTAADRDTLTATAEHTRDWLMCEPERFALLHGDYRLDNLLYDPQRTRVTVVDWQTLSVGLPARDLAYFLGTGLPVEQRSGAERELVEAYHRALIGYGVTGYDAQSCWRDYRLGLPQITLISTFGVAFAASSERGDDMMLAMLSRGCAAIRELGTLELIDEMTAT
- a CDS encoding helix-turn-helix domain-containing protein, producing the protein MSRESAGAAIRSLREARGWSLAELAAATGVSVMGLSFLERGARKPHKSTVQKVENGLGLPPGSYGRLLLSDDPQRELAELTGVPAKPKTPGPGPVVVDRNADTAVFEGFAEAQLETLRAVIARLPASTSNEYETYIHSVITQCVKAELLAANSWRVAVNAGAAPGGALLDSLRELEHTRAELLARLPGALAAQFDRACTESGLPETVIAALLGIDADELWDIRIRGAVPAGALARVRAFVAAHAGDRSVGETN
- a CDS encoding C40 family peptidase; protein product: MSELELLTRAHALFLGESAPMAVGAPDAEKAVAALGAGADRVAVTAGYRRTITDARTDFWRAGVTDGTAHTRLADAHAEHAEARTATGRILAEARADQVPTSNSPVAQREALRRRIRRLRAQHRHVLAARNNARRRAAALRALRYLAQRRGRTGLKLTLPQGARAAAVRSALSRLGRPYVWGATGPDTFDCSGLTQWSYRQAGISLPRTTYEQINIGIPVARSDVQPGDLVFPSTGHVQMAIGNGMVVEAPEPGRNVQISRLGSAIAIRRPG
- a CDS encoding SpoIIAA family protein, producing MIELLSDMPAGVAGISVSGKLSRDDLAVVPTLEDAFKGDEFRLVEVINDDYAGFGHGGLVEDMRVGFGALIKHHAQFKRIAIVTNLSWVTHTIHALAWMIPGEMKTFTLDELDQAKEWAAS
- a CDS encoding DUF4226 domain-containing protein encodes the protein MSDQRGRAAGVLSDAQSVLARRDAELAAADARLRATLRDAHAAVDAALRRLDGIDEELDALVAAGDRVGADAPEQAAATRRLLIGKLRDISAVVTDAQSAGEAKAAVLKELSEIYRQSAGLSTD